From a single Capsicum annuum cultivar UCD-10X-F1 chromosome 12, UCD10Xv1.1, whole genome shotgun sequence genomic region:
- the LOC107849732 gene encoding protein LITTLE ZIPPER 3 — protein MYQVYMYMRLYKHEYFQTKPRKIRFTLKFKASNTAMERQNSELYLRNCQIMMENERLRKKAQRLNQENQALLSELRRKLAAINAKRKPEFEGDMGSSSASDQMEANKRQALE, from the exons ATGTACCAAGTTTACATGTATATGAGACTatataaacatgaatattttcaaacaaagCCCAGAAAAATTAGATTCACTCTGAAG TTCAAAGCAAGCAATACAGCAATGGAGAGACAGAATTCAGAGCTGTACCTGCGCAACTGTCAGATTATGATGGAGAATGAGAGGCTGCGGAAGAAAGCTCAACGTCTCAACCAGGAGAATCAAGCTTTGTTATCAGAGCTGAGACGGAAGTTAGCAGCAATAAATGCCAAGAGGAAACCTGAATTTGAAGGTGATATGGGTTCGAGTTCTGCCAGTGATCAAATGGAAGCCAACAAACGTCAGGCACTGGAATGA